In Nocardia sputorum, a single genomic region encodes these proteins:
- a CDS encoding helicase-associated domain-containing protein — MTATDSLAGWLGARSDAQLVTLLQLRPDLAVPLPSSMAVLAARIEQRASVLRATEDLNTLEFAIVEALAMHGVTRTDGGPLRRAELHVQLCERVPAAAIDHALERLTARALVWLDADEGLHLIPAAAEALPWPIGTATEIPDALTEPEVVAALPELAPAERALLDKLATTGPRGRTKDAAPGTPPDRPIQRLLARRLLHRIDDETVELPVTVGQVLRREPVTHPHALTPPQPRTVKQTPADVNAVAAGEVGELLRHCAAVLDVLGQAPAPALRAGGLGVRELRRIAKLAGVDEPRAGLLVELLAAAKLIEKGLPDPPPDFDTTDDFWAPTPLVDSWLESPPARRWATLGSTWLDLDRMPWMIGMRDANDKPLAALSLELRSPNAPRDRRAILALLAEYPSGTALEPADIGRILAWQQPRRRRNFRPEVVEQTLAEAAALGFVGRGAVGSAARALLHAAPTSVADAEAQMEAALPEPVDHVLVQADLTVIAPGPLTADLQRRVALVADVESAGAATVYRIGESSVRRALDAGSTAAELHALFATHSRTPIPQALTYLIDDVARRHGQLRAGMAQSFIRSDDPALLAQVLSAPVASELALRSIAPTVAIAQAPLGELLERLRAAGFAPAGEDSAGAIVDLRPRGARISVRPAARQPYRPTPPSTEQLELLVTELRAGERAASARSGQAVRPDGTRTNTAATLALLQLAARVRRSVNIGYVDAQGVATQRVVEPLKVGNGQLDALDPVTGAVRHFTLHRIASVALLE, encoded by the coding sequence ATGACCGCGACCGACTCCCTCGCCGGATGGCTCGGTGCCCGCAGTGATGCCCAGCTCGTGACGCTGTTGCAGCTTCGGCCCGACCTGGCCGTGCCGCTGCCCTCCTCCATGGCCGTGCTCGCCGCCCGCATCGAACAGCGCGCGTCGGTGCTGCGCGCCACGGAAGACCTGAACACCCTCGAATTCGCCATCGTGGAAGCCCTTGCGATGCATGGGGTGACGCGCACCGACGGCGGTCCGCTCCGCCGCGCCGAACTGCATGTGCAATTGTGCGAACGGGTACCGGCCGCCGCGATCGACCACGCGCTGGAGCGACTGACCGCTCGCGCGCTGGTCTGGCTCGACGCCGACGAGGGGCTGCACCTGATTCCGGCGGCCGCCGAGGCGTTGCCGTGGCCGATCGGCACCGCGACCGAGATCCCTGACGCCCTCACCGAACCCGAGGTTGTCGCGGCACTGCCCGAGCTCGCCCCGGCCGAACGAGCCCTGCTGGACAAGCTGGCTACGACCGGACCGCGCGGGCGCACCAAAGACGCCGCACCGGGCACGCCGCCGGACCGGCCGATTCAGCGGCTGCTGGCGCGCAGGCTGCTGCACCGGATCGATGACGAGACCGTCGAGCTTCCCGTCACCGTCGGGCAGGTGCTGCGGCGGGAACCGGTCACCCACCCGCATGCGCTGACTCCGCCGCAACCGCGGACCGTCAAACAGACGCCCGCCGACGTGAACGCGGTCGCGGCGGGCGAGGTCGGCGAGCTGCTGCGGCACTGCGCCGCCGTGCTCGATGTGCTCGGCCAGGCCCCCGCTCCCGCGCTGCGGGCGGGCGGCTTGGGCGTGCGGGAGCTGCGCCGCATCGCCAAGCTGGCCGGTGTGGACGAGCCGCGCGCGGGTTTGCTGGTCGAGCTGCTGGCCGCCGCGAAACTGATCGAAAAGGGTTTGCCGGACCCGCCGCCGGACTTCGACACGACCGACGACTTCTGGGCGCCGACACCGCTGGTGGACTCCTGGCTGGAGTCACCGCCCGCCCGGCGCTGGGCCACGCTCGGATCGACCTGGCTGGACTTGGATCGGATGCCGTGGATGATCGGCATGCGCGATGCCAACGACAAGCCCCTGGCGGCGTTGTCACTCGAGCTGCGCAGCCCGAACGCGCCGCGCGATCGGCGCGCGATCCTCGCCCTGCTCGCCGAGTACCCGTCCGGCACGGCGTTGGAGCCCGCGGACATCGGCCGGATACTGGCCTGGCAGCAGCCCCGCAGGCGCAGGAATTTCCGGCCGGAGGTGGTCGAACAGACGCTGGCCGAGGCGGCCGCGCTCGGGTTCGTCGGCCGCGGCGCGGTCGGCTCGGCGGCGCGGGCGCTCCTGCACGCGGCGCCGACCAGCGTGGCCGACGCGGAGGCGCAGATGGAGGCGGCGCTGCCGGAGCCGGTGGATCACGTACTGGTGCAGGCGGATCTGACGGTGATCGCACCGGGCCCGTTGACCGCCGACCTCCAACGGCGCGTGGCTCTCGTCGCCGACGTCGAGTCCGCGGGCGCCGCGACGGTGTATCGGATCGGTGAGTCCTCGGTGCGTCGCGCGTTGGACGCCGGCTCGACGGCGGCCGAGCTGCACGCGCTGTTCGCCACGCATTCCCGCACACCGATCCCGCAGGCGCTGACCTATCTGATCGATGACGTGGCCCGGCGGCACGGTCAGTTGCGGGCGGGCATGGCGCAGTCCTTCATCCGCAGCGACGATCCGGCGCTGCTGGCCCAGGTGCTCTCGGCGCCGGTGGCGAGCGAGTTGGCCCTGCGGTCCATCGCGCCCACCGTCGCCATCGCCCAAGCGCCGCTGGGCGAACTACTGGAGCGGTTGCGCGCGGCGGGATTCGCGCCCGCGGGTGAGGACTCGGCCGGGGCGATCGTCGATCTGCGGCCGCGCGGCGCGCGCATCTCGGTGCGCCCCGCCGCACGGCAGCCGTACCGGCCCACTCCGCCCAGCACCGAACAGCTCGAACTGCTCGTCACCGAGCTGCGCGCCGGCGAACGCGCCGCCAGCGCCAGGTCCGGTCAGGCGGTGCGCCCGGACGGCACCCGGACCAACACCGCCGCCACCCTCGCCCTGCTCCAGCTCGCGGCGCGGGTGCGGCGGTCGGTGAACATCGGCTACGTCGACGCCCAAGGAGTCGCCACGCAGCGGGTGGTGGAACCGTTGAAGGTGGGCAACGGTCAGCTCGACGCGCTGGACCCGGTGACCGGCGCGGTCCGGCACTTCACGCTGCACCGGATCGCGTCGGTCGCCCTGCTGGAATGA
- a CDS encoding LppU/SCO3897 family protein, which produces MKFPGARLLARIVLALVAVAAAVVAVAGCSMIEDAGKSDTAKAKVGDCINVIEGSASDSKTEPVDCSSDKAVYKVAQSYDKKTDCAADYTSYEETLAGGTTAFLCLAPNFKEGSCYNESSTTGYKHVDCSSPDATFKVLKRIDGQADELLCGEDADSFRLIETDPKATFCTAKPKG; this is translated from the coding sequence GTGAAGTTTCCAGGAGCGAGGCTGCTGGCACGCATCGTGCTCGCCCTCGTCGCGGTGGCCGCGGCGGTGGTCGCGGTGGCCGGCTGTTCGATGATCGAGGACGCGGGCAAGTCGGACACCGCCAAGGCCAAGGTCGGCGACTGCATCAACGTCATCGAGGGCTCGGCGTCCGATTCCAAGACCGAGCCGGTGGACTGCTCGTCGGACAAGGCCGTCTACAAGGTCGCGCAGTCCTACGACAAGAAGACCGACTGCGCCGCCGACTACACCTCCTACGAGGAGACCCTGGCCGGCGGTACCACCGCGTTCCTGTGCCTGGCGCCGAACTTCAAGGAAGGCAGCTGCTACAACGAGAGCAGCACGACCGGATACAAGCACGTGGACTGCTCGTCCCCGGACGCCACCTTCAAGGTGCTGAAGCGGATCGACGGCCAGGCGGACGAGTTGCTGTGCGGCGAGGACGCCGACAGTTTCCGGCTGATCGAAACCGACCCCAAGGCCACCTTCTGCACGGCCAAGCCGAAGGGCTGA
- a CDS encoding glutaminyl-peptide cyclotransferase: protein MERNRRALAIGVLVGLLVVGGCGGVADPAPRMNIEVLGTRPHDPKAFTQGLEVDGDVLYEGTGLAGASSVRASRLTTGEELARTELPAPFFGEGITVTDATLWQLTWHDGVAIARDPATLAERGRVRYDGEGWGLCAGDGRLVMSDGTDRLTFRDPVTFEPTGSVELTSRNGARLNELECAADGSVYANDWPTDTILRIDPDSGAVLATADAAGLLPATARADADALNGIAQLPGTDRFLITGKNWPTMFEVRFTPA, encoded by the coding sequence ATGGAGCGCAATCGCCGTGCGTTGGCCATCGGTGTGCTGGTCGGTCTGCTCGTCGTGGGTGGATGCGGCGGCGTCGCGGACCCGGCGCCGCGGATGAACATCGAGGTGCTCGGCACCCGGCCGCACGATCCGAAGGCGTTCACCCAGGGGCTGGAGGTCGATGGCGACGTCCTCTACGAGGGCACCGGTCTGGCGGGCGCGTCGAGCGTGCGCGCGTCCCGGCTGACGACCGGTGAGGAGCTGGCCAGGACCGAGTTGCCCGCCCCGTTCTTCGGCGAGGGCATCACCGTGACCGACGCCACGCTCTGGCAGCTGACCTGGCACGACGGCGTGGCCATCGCCCGGGACCCGGCCACCCTCGCCGAACGCGGCCGGGTGCGCTACGACGGCGAGGGCTGGGGTCTGTGCGCCGGGGATGGACGACTCGTCATGAGCGACGGCACCGACCGGCTCACCTTCCGCGATCCGGTCACCTTCGAGCCGACCGGCTCGGTCGAACTGACCAGCCGCAACGGCGCCCGCCTCAACGAACTCGAGTGCGCCGCGGACGGGTCGGTCTACGCCAACGACTGGCCCACGGACACGATCCTGCGCATCGACCCGGACTCCGGCGCGGTGCTGGCGACCGCCGACGCCGCCGGTCTGCTCCCCGCGACCGCGCGGGCCGACGCGGACGCCCTCAACGGCATCGCCCAACTGCCCGGCACCGACCGCTTCCTGATCACGGGCAAGAACTGGCCCACCATGTTCGAGGTCCGCTTCACGCCCGCCTGA
- a CDS encoding resuscitation-promoting factor Rpf1 domain-containing protein, protein MSGRHRKPSSTGRTVAKVAVTGAIIGTAGVAFAGNASAAPDSDWDRLAQCEAGGNWGINTGNGFQGGLQFSPSTWRAHGGQEYAASANQATREQQIAVAEKVLASQGWGAWPSCSSKLGLSSAPTPRSAPAQAETPRWNPAPQAAQAAPADTQQIFSAVDRALEVVQSQGVQVPKEALDFFNAAKSSGVTLDPAIVNFYEANKGLLPS, encoded by the coding sequence ATGAGTGGACGCCATCGCAAGCCAAGCTCGACCGGCCGCACGGTAGCCAAGGTCGCCGTCACCGGCGCCATCATCGGCACCGCTGGTGTGGCTTTCGCAGGCAACGCCAGCGCGGCACCCGACTCCGACTGGGATCGACTCGCTCAGTGCGAGGCCGGCGGCAACTGGGGCATCAACACGGGCAACGGTTTCCAGGGCGGGCTGCAGTTCTCGCCCAGCACCTGGCGCGCCCACGGCGGCCAGGAGTACGCCGCCAGCGCCAACCAGGCCACCCGCGAACAGCAGATCGCGGTCGCAGAGAAGGTGCTCGCCTCGCAGGGCTGGGGCGCTTGGCCCTCCTGCTCGTCCAAGCTCGGCCTCAGCAGCGCGCCCACCCCGCGCTCCGCGCCCGCCCAGGCCGAAACCCCCCGCTGGAACCCCGCGCCGCAGGCCGCCCAGGCCGCGCCGGCGGACACCCAGCAGATCTTCTCGGCCGTCGACCGCGCCCTCGAGGTCGTGCAGAGCCAGGGCGTCCAGGTGCCCAAGGAAGCTCTCGACTTCTTCAATGCCGCCAAGTCCAGCGGAGTCACCCTCGACCCCGCGATCGTGAACTTCTACGAGGCGAACAAGGGCCTGCTGCCCTCCTGA
- a CDS encoding DUF3027 domain-containing protein: MSAVSVSESGVRPILADAVDLARRALLELEPSGVGAHLGVIAEDESAATHRFEATLPGYRGWQWAVVVAAPPGAGYATVSESALLPGPDALVAPEFVPWEQRVRPGDLAPGDLLAPPADDPRLVPGYVATGDPVVDEVAYEVGLGRTKVMSREGREEAAERWYAERGPDAEMAKAAPATCGSCGFYLPLAGSLRAAFGVCGNAMGADGRVVHVAYGCGAHSDTEVPTGNGSPLYEAYDDAAIDLISLENDQAPKDVAGAPASAGDRFDTAAQTEGATATAEVGAVAAEGAEIVGDAEGRAVVAEAAADIADATAVEGSERVDAAVDQDAPVRRDPGIGEASAVPENIAGAETSTAAASAAGDEHPGFSADAAVADTGVAPEAVAAPDAIRAQRTTEEPAVTERVAADEGVGSTENGAVADELTVESTSATDAQSADSTATDTDAVSAAEVGEIDTSAAFTESNVPPAARTAPSADAPAVHDSTSDAAAGATIGTPDEQSVAKEDTGIDPALGSGDAADTPAAAGESGSSIADRTAPLDTQSSDVSASNSVEFGARTGPVEAATDQTGDTESPEHVTNVEEHAPGSATDVPVAEPGDTGSAVDDGPGERSEYQSSPRS, from the coding sequence GTGAGCGCAGTTTCTGTTTCGGAGTCCGGCGTGCGGCCGATTCTGGCTGATGCCGTCGACCTGGCCCGCCGTGCGCTCCTGGAGTTGGAACCGTCGGGCGTCGGTGCGCACCTAGGCGTGATCGCCGAGGACGAGAGCGCGGCGACCCACCGCTTCGAGGCCACGCTGCCCGGTTACCGCGGGTGGCAGTGGGCGGTCGTGGTGGCCGCCCCGCCCGGCGCCGGCTATGCGACGGTCAGCGAGTCGGCGCTGCTGCCCGGGCCCGACGCCTTGGTCGCACCCGAGTTCGTGCCCTGGGAGCAGCGCGTTCGCCCGGGGGACCTCGCGCCCGGTGACCTGCTCGCCCCGCCCGCCGACGATCCGCGCCTGGTGCCGGGATACGTCGCGACCGGCGATCCGGTGGTCGACGAAGTGGCCTACGAGGTCGGTCTCGGCCGCACCAAGGTGATGAGCAGAGAAGGCCGCGAAGAGGCCGCCGAACGCTGGTACGCCGAGCGCGGTCCCGACGCGGAGATGGCCAAGGCCGCGCCCGCCACCTGCGGGAGCTGCGGGTTCTATCTTCCGCTTGCCGGATCGCTGCGCGCCGCGTTCGGTGTCTGCGGCAACGCCATGGGCGCCGACGGGCGCGTCGTCCACGTGGCCTACGGCTGCGGCGCGCACTCGGATACCGAGGTCCCCACCGGCAACGGCTCGCCGCTCTACGAGGCGTACGACGACGCGGCCATCGATCTGATCTCGCTCGAAAACGACCAGGCCCCGAAGGATGTGGCCGGTGCGCCGGCGTCCGCGGGCGATCGGTTCGATACGGCCGCGCAGACCGAGGGCGCCACGGCGACCGCTGAGGTAGGCGCGGTGGCGGCCGAGGGCGCCGAGATCGTCGGGGACGCCGAGGGACGTGCGGTGGTCGCCGAAGCTGCGGCGGACATCGCAGACGCTACGGCCGTCGAGGGAAGCGAACGCGTGGACGCCGCAGTCGACCAGGACGCCCCGGTTCGCCGGGATCCCGGCATCGGCGAGGCTTCTGCCGTGCCCGAGAACATCGCGGGTGCCGAGACTTCCACGGCTGCCGCGTCCGCTGCGGGTGACGAGCACCCAGGGTTCTCCGCGGATGCCGCAGTGGCCGACACCGGTGTGGCGCCCGAGGCGGTCGCTGCCCCGGACGCCATCCGCGCGCAACGCACGACCGAGGAACCGGCCGTCACCGAGCGGGTCGCCGCTGACGAAGGTGTCGGGTCGACGGAGAACGGCGCCGTCGCGGACGAACTCACCGTCGAATCCACGAGCGCGACCGACGCCCAGTCCGCCGACAGCACGGCCACCGACACCGACGCGGTGAGCGCCGCCGAGGTCGGCGAAATCGACACTTCCGCCGCGTTCACCGAATCGAACGTTCCACCCGCTGCGCGGACGGCACCGAGCGCGGACGCGCCCGCTGTCCACGACAGCACGTCCGATGCCGCTGCGGGCGCCACGATCGGCACTCCGGACGAGCAGAGCGTGGCGAAGGAAGACACCGGCATCGACCCGGCGCTGGGTTCCGGCGATGCGGCGGACACCCCCGCGGCTGCTGGAGAAAGTGGTTCGAGCATCGCGGATCGCACCGCACCGCTCGATACGCAGAGCTCCGATGTCTCCGCGAGCAATTCAGTGGAGTTCGGCGCGCGGACGGGTCCGGTCGAAGCCGCTACCGACCAGACGGGCGACACCGAATCGCCCGAGCACGTGACGAATGTCGAGGAGCACGCTCCCGGCAGCGCTACAGACGTGCCGGTGGCCGAGCCGGGCGACACCGGATCGGCGGTCGACGACGGGCCCGGCGAACGGTCGGAGTACCAATCATCGCCGCGGAGCTGA
- a CDS encoding MFS transporter — protein sequence MTTPREPSGPDRDRWAGEEVPPFDRHPGFDRYPPPNAPRRRGSLPPLGPRPGRSPERYEQPGPRPEASPEPPRTKPFPRGGDGEQPKSSDRAPRHVFPHRAEPPRPTDPPDRAEPGSPETAAEGQGRPPESDAPSGARRMPRKLTVTRVAAMRGRELTEKGIATFQRAAKADGADKSGLTALTYATMANFALDAAIAVALANTLFFASATAESKTKVALYLLITIAPFAVIAPLIGPMLDRLQRGRRLALATSFAVRTVVALVLIFQFDSWALYPLALCMMIGSKSFSVLKSAVTPRVLPPDIDLVRTNSRLTVFGLVGGTMGAGALAGLAAAIAGSNGALVFAALIACAGTYLSLRIPSWVEVTEGEVPATLSYHGADARTEVLASGNESSVPPRKRRQPLGRAVVTGLWGNSAIRVLTGFLTFYVAFVAKATEHRPVQQALMLGAVGAAAAIGNFTGNATGARLKLGRPALIVLGCTAACALVALFATFANNLLGAAAAALVASATSALAKVSLDASIQDDLPPESIASGFGRSETVLQLSWVVGGAAGVLLPTDYWKGFAVVTAILVLGLVQTFLSFRGHSLLPGLGGNRPQHADQEVPTRPHGYPASAPQAPDPKPRGGDTKRFRRGQGDPIW from the coding sequence GTGACTACTCCCCGCGAACCCTCCGGTCCCGACCGTGATCGGTGGGCAGGCGAGGAGGTCCCGCCGTTCGACCGGCATCCCGGCTTCGACCGATACCCGCCACCCAACGCGCCGCGACGCCGCGGGTCACTGCCACCGCTCGGACCGCGACCAGGACGCTCTCCGGAGCGTTACGAGCAACCGGGCCCGCGGCCCGAAGCGTCACCGGAACCTCCGCGGACGAAACCGTTCCCACGCGGAGGTGATGGCGAACAGCCGAAGTCCTCCGACCGCGCGCCTCGGCACGTCTTCCCGCACCGCGCGGAACCACCTCGTCCCACCGACCCGCCGGACCGCGCCGAACCCGGCTCTCCCGAGACCGCCGCCGAGGGTCAGGGCCGGCCTCCCGAAAGCGACGCGCCCTCCGGCGCGCGTCGGATGCCGCGCAAACTCACCGTCACCCGGGTGGCCGCCATGCGCGGCCGGGAGCTCACCGAGAAAGGCATCGCGACTTTCCAGCGCGCGGCCAAGGCCGACGGCGCGGACAAGTCGGGCCTCACGGCGCTCACCTACGCGACCATGGCGAACTTCGCCCTCGACGCCGCCATCGCGGTGGCGCTGGCCAACACCTTGTTCTTCGCCAGCGCCACCGCGGAGAGCAAGACCAAGGTCGCGCTCTACCTGCTGATCACGATCGCGCCGTTCGCGGTGATCGCCCCGCTGATCGGACCGATGCTCGATCGTCTGCAACGCGGTCGCCGCCTGGCGCTGGCGACGTCGTTCGCGGTGCGCACAGTGGTGGCTTTGGTGCTGATCTTCCAGTTCGACAGCTGGGCGCTGTATCCGCTCGCGCTGTGCATGATGATCGGCAGCAAATCGTTCTCGGTGCTCAAGAGCGCGGTGACGCCCCGGGTGCTGCCGCCCGACATCGATCTGGTCCGCACCAACTCCCGCCTGACAGTGTTCGGGCTGGTCGGCGGCACCATGGGCGCCGGAGCGCTGGCCGGTCTGGCCGCCGCGATCGCGGGCTCGAACGGCGCGCTGGTCTTCGCGGCGCTGATCGCCTGCGCCGGAACCTATCTGAGTCTGCGCATCCCCTCCTGGGTCGAAGTGACCGAGGGCGAGGTGCCCGCGACGTTGAGCTATCACGGCGCGGACGCGCGCACCGAGGTGCTCGCGTCCGGCAACGAGTCGTCGGTCCCGCCGCGCAAACGCAGGCAGCCGCTCGGCCGGGCCGTGGTGACGGGACTCTGGGGCAACAGCGCCATCCGGGTGCTGACCGGATTCCTCACTTTCTACGTCGCGTTCGTCGCCAAGGCGACCGAGCACCGGCCGGTGCAGCAGGCCCTGATGCTCGGCGCGGTCGGCGCGGCCGCCGCCATCGGCAATTTCACGGGCAATGCGACGGGCGCCCGGCTCAAGCTCGGCAGGCCCGCGCTGATCGTGCTCGGCTGCACGGCGGCGTGCGCGCTGGTGGCGCTGTTCGCCACGTTCGCGAACAATCTGCTCGGCGCGGCGGCCGCCGCCCTGGTCGCATCCGCGACGAGCGCGCTGGCCAAGGTCTCGCTGGACGCCTCGATCCAGGACGACCTGCCGCCGGAGTCGATCGCCTCCGGCTTCGGCCGGTCGGAGACCGTGCTGCAGCTGAGCTGGGTGGTCGGCGGCGCGGCCGGGGTGCTGCTGCCGACCGATTACTGGAAGGGCTTCGCGGTGGTCACCGCGATCCTCGTGCTGGGCTTGGTGCAGACTTTCCTCAGCTTCCGAGGTCATTCGCTGCTGCCCGGCCTCGGCGGCAACCGCCCCCAGCACGCGGACCAAGAGGTGCCGACGAGGCCGCACGGATATCCGGCGAGCGCGCCGCAGGCGCCGGACCCGAAGCCGCGCGGCGGCGACACCAAACGCTTTCGACGAGGGCAAGGAGACCCGATCTGGTGA
- a CDS encoding cold-shock protein: protein MPTGRVKWYDVEKGFGFLSQDEGEDVYVRSSALPQGVEGLKPGQRVEFGMAAGRRGPQALSLKLLEAPPSVRQGQERNARKEPAARRHTPDELHGMVEDMITLLEAKVQPDLRKGKYPDRKTAQRISEVVRAVARELDR from the coding sequence GTGCCGACCGGCAGGGTGAAGTGGTACGACGTCGAAAAGGGCTTCGGCTTCCTTTCCCAGGACGAGGGTGAGGACGTCTACGTCCGCTCGTCCGCGCTCCCGCAGGGTGTCGAGGGTCTCAAGCCCGGCCAGCGTGTCGAATTCGGCATGGCCGCAGGCCGTCGCGGCCCCCAGGCGCTCAGCCTCAAGTTGCTCGAGGCGCCGCCGTCGGTCCGGCAGGGCCAGGAACGCAACGCGCGCAAGGAACCTGCCGCGCGCAGGCACACGCCGGACGAGTTGCACGGCATGGTCGAGGACATGATCACCTTGCTCGAGGCGAAGGTGCAGCCCGACCTGCGCAAGGGCAAGTACCCGGATCGCAAGACGGCGCAACGCATCTCGGAGGTCGTCCGCGCGGTGGCGCGCGAACTGGACCGGTAG
- a CDS encoding DUF2771 domain-containing protein, with the protein MSKLNARTIAALVAAALLVLTVAFAGVLAVLIRNADEPDVTLTAYAHGKTITVRPFSYCAVTMQHCSVLPEENVPGTVFSTLTCAPDTPDCHRGRTAELDVPAGYPLQLSLPKQVADAPWLAQLVYLLPNGEKVDQVISRNDYPDRALALTIDSKPEPDLRLIGVEFQLPILARDETGREFYVPHATWSISTA; encoded by the coding sequence GTGAGCAAGCTCAACGCACGCACGATCGCCGCGCTGGTCGCGGCCGCCCTGCTGGTGCTCACCGTCGCCTTCGCGGGCGTGCTGGCGGTGCTGATCCGCAACGCCGACGAACCCGACGTCACCCTCACCGCCTACGCGCACGGCAAGACGATCACCGTGCGGCCGTTCAGCTACTGCGCGGTGACCATGCAGCACTGCAGCGTCCTGCCCGAGGAGAACGTGCCGGGCACGGTGTTCTCGACGCTGACCTGCGCTCCCGACACGCCGGACTGCCATCGCGGCCGCACCGCCGAATTGGACGTTCCCGCCGGTTACCCCTTGCAGCTGTCGCTGCCGAAGCAGGTCGCCGACGCGCCGTGGCTCGCGCAATTGGTCTACCTCCTGCCGAACGGCGAGAAAGTCGACCAGGTGATCAGCCGCAACGACTATCCCGACCGCGCGCTGGCGTTGACCATCGACTCCAAGCCGGAGCCCGACTTGCGCCTCATCGGCGTCGAATTCCAGCTGCCGATCCTCGCCCGCGACGAAACCGGCCGGGAGTTCTACGTGCCGCACGCCACCTGGTCGATCAGTACCGCGTAG